The proteins below are encoded in one region of Rhizobacter sp.:
- the htpG gene encoding molecular chaperone HtpG — translation MEKQTLSFQAEVKQILHLVTHSLYSNKEIFLRELVSNASDACDKLRFEALNNAGLYEDAPNLEVRVSFDKAAKTITIRDNGIGLSAEEAVANLGTIAKSGTREFMAKLEGDQKKDAQLIGQFGVGFYSGFIVADRITVESRRAGAKAEEGVRWSSDGSGDFEVETITKPTRGTDVILHLREGEEEFLSGWKLRSIISKYSDHISLPVLMQKEEWDPEKSEQIVKDEWAPINKAAALWTRSKSDITPEQYEEFYKQISYDTEAPLAYTHNRVEGRSEYTQLLYIPAKAPFDLWNRDKRGGVKLYVKRVFIMDDAEALMPVYLRFVKGVIDSADLPLNVSRELLQESRDVKAIREGSTKRVLSMLEGLANSEDEAERTKYAKFWKDFGAVLKEGVGEDHANQERLVKLFRFASTQADEGVSMEDYVKRMKEGQEAIYYVTADTLAAAKNSPQLEIFRKKGIEVLLLTDRVDEWMLSHVYEFEGKPLQSVAKGAIDLGKLQDEAEKKQAEEAATAFKPVLDRLKEVLKDRAKDVRVTTRLVDSPACLVVEEGDISGHLARMLKQAGQNAPAQQPTLEVNAEHALVKRLDGSAHFEELAHILFDQAVLAEGGHLEDPAAYVRRVNALLTA, via the coding sequence ATGGAAAAACAAACCCTTTCCTTCCAGGCCGAGGTCAAGCAGATCCTGCACCTCGTCACGCACTCGCTCTACTCGAACAAGGAGATCTTCCTGCGCGAGCTGGTGTCGAATGCGTCCGACGCGTGCGACAAGCTGCGCTTCGAGGCCCTGAACAATGCCGGCCTGTATGAGGACGCGCCCAACCTCGAGGTGCGCGTGAGCTTCGACAAGGCGGCCAAGACCATCACGATCCGGGACAACGGCATTGGCCTGTCGGCCGAGGAAGCCGTGGCCAACCTCGGCACCATCGCCAAGAGCGGCACGCGCGAGTTCATGGCCAAGCTCGAAGGCGACCAGAAGAAAGACGCGCAGCTGATCGGCCAGTTCGGCGTGGGCTTCTACTCGGGCTTCATCGTGGCCGACCGCATCACCGTGGAATCGCGCCGTGCGGGCGCGAAGGCGGAAGAGGGCGTGCGCTGGAGCAGCGACGGCAGCGGCGACTTCGAGGTCGAGACCATCACCAAGCCCACGCGCGGCACCGACGTGATCCTGCACCTGCGCGAGGGCGAAGAAGAATTCCTGAGCGGCTGGAAGCTGCGCTCGATCATCAGCAAATATTCCGACCACATCTCCCTGCCGGTGCTCATGCAGAAGGAAGAGTGGGATCCGGAGAAAAGCGAGCAGATCGTCAAAGACGAATGGGCGCCGATCAACAAGGCCGCGGCCCTGTGGACCCGCAGCAAGAGCGACATCACGCCCGAGCAGTACGAAGAGTTCTACAAGCAGATCAGCTACGACACCGAAGCGCCTCTCGCTTACACGCACAACCGCGTGGAAGGGCGCAGCGAATACACGCAGCTGCTCTACATCCCGGCCAAGGCGCCGTTCGACCTGTGGAACCGCGACAAGCGCGGCGGCGTGAAGCTCTACGTGAAGCGTGTCTTCATCATGGACGACGCCGAAGCGCTGATGCCGGTGTATCTGCGCTTCGTGAAGGGCGTGATCGACAGCGCCGACCTGCCGCTCAACGTGAGCCGCGAGCTGCTGCAGGAAAGCCGCGACGTGAAGGCCATCCGCGAAGGGTCGACCAAGCGCGTGTTGTCGATGCTCGAAGGCCTGGCCAACAGCGAGGACGAAGCCGAACGCACGAAGTACGCGAAGTTCTGGAAAGACTTCGGCGCGGTGCTGAAGGAAGGCGTGGGTGAAGACCACGCCAACCAGGAGCGGCTGGTGAAGCTCTTCCGCTTCGCCTCGACCCAGGCGGACGAAGGCGTGTCGATGGAAGACTACGTCAAGCGCATGAAGGAAGGCCAGGAAGCGATCTACTACGTGACCGCCGACACGCTGGCCGCTGCGAAGAACAGCCCGCAGCTCGAGATCTTCCGCAAGAAGGGCATCGAGGTGCTGCTGCTCACCGACCGCGTGGACGAGTGGATGCTGAGCCACGTCTACGAGTTCGAGGGCAAGCCGCTGCAAAGCGTGGCCAAGGGTGCGATCGACCTTGGCAAGCTGCAGGACGAGGCTGAGAAGAAGCAGGCCGAAGAAGCGGCCACTGCCTTCAAGCCGGTGCTCGACCGCCTGAAGGAGGTGCTGAAGGACCGCGCGAAGGACGTGCGCGTGACCACGCGGCTCGTCGATTCGCCGGCCTGCCTGGTGGTGGAAGAAGGCGACATCAGCGGCCACCTCGCGCGCATGCTGAAGCAGGCAGGCCAGAACGCGCCGGCGCAGCAGCCCACGCTGGAAGTCAACGCCGAACACGCACTGGTCAAGCGCCTCGACGGCAGTGCGCATTTCGAGGAGCTGGCGCACATCCTCTTCGACCAGGCGGTGCTGGCCGAGGGCGGCCATCTCGAAGATCCGGCGGCCTACGTGCGGCGTGTGAACGCCTTGCTGACCGCCTGA